A region from the Chrysoperla carnea chromosome 4, inChrCarn1.1, whole genome shotgun sequence genome encodes:
- the LOC123298572 gene encoding heterogeneous nuclear ribonucleoprotein 27C isoform X4 codes for MRVPQDMDDDEKGKLFVGGLSWETSQDNLQRYFSRYGEVIDCVVMKNSESGRSRGFGFVTFSDPANVALVLQSGPHTLDGRTIDPKPCNPRTLQKPKRGGGYPKVFLGGLPSNVTETDLRTYFTRFGKVMEVVIMYDQEKKKSRGFGFLSFEDDDAVDRCVSEHFVNLNGKQVEIKKAEPRDGSGAGKLTGADASAWGPPQAPMGMMQGPNGQMGGPPMNMGAPMGPNMLQGYQGWGTSPQQQSYAGYGTPSGPGSYQGWGAPPAPQGPPPQWGNNYGGPPQQQGYGSYGDMYSRQQSGPAGPATASAPPMAQSTTAASKPASDYSSYGAGYGTGYGADATGYGQPPRSYGSDAGSQAGGYASQPPNAGDYNTAAGDSTYSGGGPQRGGNYTPVQQTSYHPYRR; via the exons ATGCGAGTTCCTCAAGACATGGATGACGATGAAAAAGg aaaattatttgtgGGTGGATTATCATGGGAAACATCACAAGACAATCTACAGCGATATTTTTCGCGGTATGGCGAGGTAATAGATTGCGTTGTTATGAAAAATTCTGAATCAGGACGTTCTCGGGGTTTTGGTTTCGTCACATTCTCAGATCCAGCAAATGTCGCACTTGTTTTACAAAGTGGTCCACACACACTTGATGGCCg aacaATCGATCCTAAGCCATGTAATCCTCGTACATTACAAAAGCCAAAACGTGGCGGAGGTTATCCAAAAGTTTTTCTTGGTGGATTACCGTCAAATGTTACTGAGACTGATTTGAGGACATATTTTACTCGTTTTGGTAAAGTAATGGAAGTTGTGATTATGTACGATCAAGAAAAGAAGAAATCTAGAG gTTTCGGATTTTTATCATTTGAGGACGATGATGCGGTTGATCGTTGTGTGTCCGAACACTTTGTAAACTTAAATGGTAAAcaagttgaaattaaaaaagctGAACCACGAGACGGATCAGGTGCCGGTAAATTAACTGGAGCAGACGCAAGTGCTTGGGGGCCCCCACAAGCACCAATGGGAATGATGCAAGGACCAAATGGACAAATGGGTGGTCCACCAATGAACATGGGAGCACCAATGGGGCCAAATATGTTACAAGGATATCAAGGTTGGGGTACATCTCCACAACAACAAAGTTACGCTGGATACGGTACACCATCAGGGCCAGGTTCATATCAAGGCTGGGGTGCACCTCCAGCTCCTCAAGGTCCACCACCACAATGGGGAAATAACTATGGAGGACCACCTCAACAACAAGGATATGGATCTTATG gAGATATGTATTCACGTCAACAATCTGGTCCGGCCGGACCAGCAACTGCAAGTGCACCTCCAATGGCGCAATCTACAACAGCTGCTAGCAAACCTGCTTCTGATTATTCAAGTTATGGAGCTGGCTATGGTACTGGTTATGGCGCTGATGCAACTGGTTATGGACAACCACCACGTTCATACGGCAGCGACGCGGGATCCCAAGCTGGAGGGTATGCCTCTCAGCCACCCAACGCAG GTGACTACAATACAGCAGCAGGTGATTCAACTTATTCCGGTGGTGGCCCACAACGAGGAGGTAACTACACGCCGGTACAACAAACGTCGTATCATCCATATCGACGttaa
- the LOC123298572 gene encoding heterogeneous nuclear ribonucleoprotein 27C isoform X1, with amino-acid sequence MRVPQDMDDDEKGKLFVGGLSWETSQDNLQRYFSRYGEVIDCVVMKNSESGRSRGFGFVTFSDPANVALVLQSGPHTLDGRTIDPKPCNPRTLQKPKRGGGYPKVFLGGLPSNVTETDLRTYFTRFGKVMEVVIMYDQEKKKSRGFGFLSFEDDDAVDRCVSEHFVNLNGKQVEIKKAEPRDGSGAGKLTGADASAWGPPQAPMGMMQGPNGQMGGPPMNMGAPMGPNMLQGYQGWGTSPQQQSYAGYGTPSGPGSYQGWGAPPAPQGPPPQWGNNYGGPPQQQGYGSYGPGTGSGAANWNSWNMPQNSQSAGPSGDMYSRQQSGPAGPATASAPPMAQSTTAASKPASDYSSYGAGYGTGYGADATGYGQPPRSYGSDAGSQAGGYASQPPNAGDYNTAAGDSTYSGGGPQRGGNYTPVQQTSYHPYRR; translated from the exons ATGCGAGTTCCTCAAGACATGGATGACGATGAAAAAGg aaaattatttgtgGGTGGATTATCATGGGAAACATCACAAGACAATCTACAGCGATATTTTTCGCGGTATGGCGAGGTAATAGATTGCGTTGTTATGAAAAATTCTGAATCAGGACGTTCTCGGGGTTTTGGTTTCGTCACATTCTCAGATCCAGCAAATGTCGCACTTGTTTTACAAAGTGGTCCACACACACTTGATGGCCg aacaATCGATCCTAAGCCATGTAATCCTCGTACATTACAAAAGCCAAAACGTGGCGGAGGTTATCCAAAAGTTTTTCTTGGTGGATTACCGTCAAATGTTACTGAGACTGATTTGAGGACATATTTTACTCGTTTTGGTAAAGTAATGGAAGTTGTGATTATGTACGATCAAGAAAAGAAGAAATCTAGAG gTTTCGGATTTTTATCATTTGAGGACGATGATGCGGTTGATCGTTGTGTGTCCGAACACTTTGTAAACTTAAATGGTAAAcaagttgaaattaaaaaagctGAACCACGAGACGGATCAGGTGCCGGTAAATTAACTGGAGCAGACGCAAGTGCTTGGGGGCCCCCACAAGCACCAATGGGAATGATGCAAGGACCAAATGGACAAATGGGTGGTCCACCAATGAACATGGGAGCACCAATGGGGCCAAATATGTTACAAGGATATCAAGGTTGGGGTACATCTCCACAACAACAAAGTTACGCTGGATACGGTACACCATCAGGGCCAGGTTCATATCAAGGCTGGGGTGCACCTCCAGCTCCTCAAGGTCCACCACCACAATGGGGAAATAACTATGGAGGACCACCTCAACAACAAGGATATGGATCTTATG GTCCAGGAACCGGTAGCGGTGCGGCTAATTGGAATAGCTGGAACATGCCTCAGAACAGCCAATCAGCTGGACCATctg gAGATATGTATTCACGTCAACAATCTGGTCCGGCCGGACCAGCAACTGCAAGTGCACCTCCAATGGCGCAATCTACAACAGCTGCTAGCAAACCTGCTTCTGATTATTCAAGTTATGGAGCTGGCTATGGTACTGGTTATGGCGCTGATGCAACTGGTTATGGACAACCACCACGTTCATACGGCAGCGACGCGGGATCCCAAGCTGGAGGGTATGCCTCTCAGCCACCCAACGCAG GTGACTACAATACAGCAGCAGGTGATTCAACTTATTCCGGTGGTGGCCCACAACGAGGAGGTAACTACACGCCGGTACAACAAACGTCGTATCATCCATATCGACGttaa
- the LOC123298572 gene encoding heterogeneous nuclear ribonucleoprotein 27C isoform X3 has product MRVPQDMDDDEKGKLFVGGLSWETSQDNLQRYFSRYGEVIDCVVMKNSESGRSRGFGFVTFSDPANVALVLQSGPHTLDGRTIDPKPCNPRTLQKPKRGGGYPKVFLGGLPSNVTETDLRTYFTRFGKVMEVVIMYDQEKKKSRGFGFLSFEDDDAVDRCVSEHFVNLNGKQVEIKKAEPRDGSGAGKLTGADASAWGPPQAPMGMMQGPNGQMGGPPMNMGAPMGPNMLQGYQGWGTSPQQQSYAGYGTPSGPGSYQGWGAPPAPQGPPPQWGNNYGGPPQQQGYGSYGPGTGSGAANWNSWNMPQNSQSAGPSGDMYSRQQSGPAGPATASAPPMAQSTTAASKPASDYSSYGAGYGTGYGADATGYGQPPRSYGSDAGSQAGGYASQPPNAVFRLSGCRKSLTFNRMVQV; this is encoded by the exons ATGCGAGTTCCTCAAGACATGGATGACGATGAAAAAGg aaaattatttgtgGGTGGATTATCATGGGAAACATCACAAGACAATCTACAGCGATATTTTTCGCGGTATGGCGAGGTAATAGATTGCGTTGTTATGAAAAATTCTGAATCAGGACGTTCTCGGGGTTTTGGTTTCGTCACATTCTCAGATCCAGCAAATGTCGCACTTGTTTTACAAAGTGGTCCACACACACTTGATGGCCg aacaATCGATCCTAAGCCATGTAATCCTCGTACATTACAAAAGCCAAAACGTGGCGGAGGTTATCCAAAAGTTTTTCTTGGTGGATTACCGTCAAATGTTACTGAGACTGATTTGAGGACATATTTTACTCGTTTTGGTAAAGTAATGGAAGTTGTGATTATGTACGATCAAGAAAAGAAGAAATCTAGAG gTTTCGGATTTTTATCATTTGAGGACGATGATGCGGTTGATCGTTGTGTGTCCGAACACTTTGTAAACTTAAATGGTAAAcaagttgaaattaaaaaagctGAACCACGAGACGGATCAGGTGCCGGTAAATTAACTGGAGCAGACGCAAGTGCTTGGGGGCCCCCACAAGCACCAATGGGAATGATGCAAGGACCAAATGGACAAATGGGTGGTCCACCAATGAACATGGGAGCACCAATGGGGCCAAATATGTTACAAGGATATCAAGGTTGGGGTACATCTCCACAACAACAAAGTTACGCTGGATACGGTACACCATCAGGGCCAGGTTCATATCAAGGCTGGGGTGCACCTCCAGCTCCTCAAGGTCCACCACCACAATGGGGAAATAACTATGGAGGACCACCTCAACAACAAGGATATGGATCTTATG GTCCAGGAACCGGTAGCGGTGCGGCTAATTGGAATAGCTGGAACATGCCTCAGAACAGCCAATCAGCTGGACCATctg gAGATATGTATTCACGTCAACAATCTGGTCCGGCCGGACCAGCAACTGCAAGTGCACCTCCAATGGCGCAATCTACAACAGCTGCTAGCAAACCTGCTTCTGATTATTCAAGTTATGGAGCTGGCTATGGTACTGGTTATGGCGCTGATGCAACTGGTTATGGACAACCACCACGTTCATACGGCAGCGACGCGGGATCCCAAGCTGGAGGGTATGCCTCTCAGCCACCCAACGCAG TTTTCCGGTTGTCTGGTTGTAGGAAATCTTTGACATTTAACAGAATGGTTCAAGTTTAA
- the LOC123298572 gene encoding heterogeneous nuclear ribonucleoprotein 27C isoform X2 — protein MRVPQDMDDDEKGKLFVGGLSWETSQDNLQRYFSRYGEVIDCVVMKNSESGRSRGFGFVTFSDPANVALVLQSGPHTLDGRTIDPKPCNPRTLQKPKRGGGYPKVFLGGLPSNVTETDLRTYFTRFGKVMEVVIMYDQEKKKSRGFGFLSFEDDDAVDRCVSEHFVNLNGKQVEIKKAEPRDGSGAGKLTGADASAWGPPQAPMGMMQGPNGQMGGPPMNMGAPMGPNMLQGYQGWGTSPQQQSYAGYGTPSGPGSYQGWGAPPAPQGPPPQWGNNYGGPPQQQGYGSYGPGTGSGAANWNSWNMPQNSQSAGPSGDMYSRQQSGPAGPATASAPPMAQSTTAASKPASDYSSYGAGYGTGYGADATGYGQPPRSYGSDAGSQAGGYASQPPNAGFINGSVQNRNQTIKQGLDDASYIFNYITC, from the exons ATGCGAGTTCCTCAAGACATGGATGACGATGAAAAAGg aaaattatttgtgGGTGGATTATCATGGGAAACATCACAAGACAATCTACAGCGATATTTTTCGCGGTATGGCGAGGTAATAGATTGCGTTGTTATGAAAAATTCTGAATCAGGACGTTCTCGGGGTTTTGGTTTCGTCACATTCTCAGATCCAGCAAATGTCGCACTTGTTTTACAAAGTGGTCCACACACACTTGATGGCCg aacaATCGATCCTAAGCCATGTAATCCTCGTACATTACAAAAGCCAAAACGTGGCGGAGGTTATCCAAAAGTTTTTCTTGGTGGATTACCGTCAAATGTTACTGAGACTGATTTGAGGACATATTTTACTCGTTTTGGTAAAGTAATGGAAGTTGTGATTATGTACGATCAAGAAAAGAAGAAATCTAGAG gTTTCGGATTTTTATCATTTGAGGACGATGATGCGGTTGATCGTTGTGTGTCCGAACACTTTGTAAACTTAAATGGTAAAcaagttgaaattaaaaaagctGAACCACGAGACGGATCAGGTGCCGGTAAATTAACTGGAGCAGACGCAAGTGCTTGGGGGCCCCCACAAGCACCAATGGGAATGATGCAAGGACCAAATGGACAAATGGGTGGTCCACCAATGAACATGGGAGCACCAATGGGGCCAAATATGTTACAAGGATATCAAGGTTGGGGTACATCTCCACAACAACAAAGTTACGCTGGATACGGTACACCATCAGGGCCAGGTTCATATCAAGGCTGGGGTGCACCTCCAGCTCCTCAAGGTCCACCACCACAATGGGGAAATAACTATGGAGGACCACCTCAACAACAAGGATATGGATCTTATG GTCCAGGAACCGGTAGCGGTGCGGCTAATTGGAATAGCTGGAACATGCCTCAGAACAGCCAATCAGCTGGACCATctg gAGATATGTATTCACGTCAACAATCTGGTCCGGCCGGACCAGCAACTGCAAGTGCACCTCCAATGGCGCAATCTACAACAGCTGCTAGCAAACCTGCTTCTGATTATTCAAGTTATGGAGCTGGCTATGGTACTGGTTATGGCGCTGATGCAACTGGTTATGGACAACCACCACGTTCATACGGCAGCGACGCGGGATCCCAAGCTGGAGGGTATGCCTCTCAGCCACCCAACGCAG GATTTATAAACGGGAGTGTGCAGAACCGAAACCAAACCATCAAGCAAGGGCTGGATGATGCATCATATATTTTCAACTACATTACTTGCtaa
- the LOC123298572 gene encoding heterogeneous nuclear ribonucleoprotein 27C isoform X5, with translation MRVPQDMDDDEKGKLFVGGLSWETSQDNLQRYFSRYGEVIDCVVMKNSESGRSRGFGFVTFSDPANVALVLQSGPHTLDGRTIDPKPCNPRTLQKPKRGGGYPKVFLGGLPSNVTETDLRTYFTRFGKVMEVVIMYDQEKKKSRGFGFLSFEDDDAVDRCVSEHFVNLNGKQVEIKKAEPRDGSGAGKLTGADASAWGPPQAPMGMMQGPNGQMGGPPMNMGAPMGPNMLQGYQGWGTSPQQQSYAGYGTPSGPGSYQGWGAPPAPQGPPPQWGNNYGGPPQQQGYGSYGPGTGSGAANWNSWNMPQNSQSAGPSGDMYSRQQSGPAGPATASAPPMAQSTTAASKPASDYSSYGAGYGTGYGADATGYGQPPRSYGSDAGSQAGGYASQPPNAVGHALA, from the exons ATGCGAGTTCCTCAAGACATGGATGACGATGAAAAAGg aaaattatttgtgGGTGGATTATCATGGGAAACATCACAAGACAATCTACAGCGATATTTTTCGCGGTATGGCGAGGTAATAGATTGCGTTGTTATGAAAAATTCTGAATCAGGACGTTCTCGGGGTTTTGGTTTCGTCACATTCTCAGATCCAGCAAATGTCGCACTTGTTTTACAAAGTGGTCCACACACACTTGATGGCCg aacaATCGATCCTAAGCCATGTAATCCTCGTACATTACAAAAGCCAAAACGTGGCGGAGGTTATCCAAAAGTTTTTCTTGGTGGATTACCGTCAAATGTTACTGAGACTGATTTGAGGACATATTTTACTCGTTTTGGTAAAGTAATGGAAGTTGTGATTATGTACGATCAAGAAAAGAAGAAATCTAGAG gTTTCGGATTTTTATCATTTGAGGACGATGATGCGGTTGATCGTTGTGTGTCCGAACACTTTGTAAACTTAAATGGTAAAcaagttgaaattaaaaaagctGAACCACGAGACGGATCAGGTGCCGGTAAATTAACTGGAGCAGACGCAAGTGCTTGGGGGCCCCCACAAGCACCAATGGGAATGATGCAAGGACCAAATGGACAAATGGGTGGTCCACCAATGAACATGGGAGCACCAATGGGGCCAAATATGTTACAAGGATATCAAGGTTGGGGTACATCTCCACAACAACAAAGTTACGCTGGATACGGTACACCATCAGGGCCAGGTTCATATCAAGGCTGGGGTGCACCTCCAGCTCCTCAAGGTCCACCACCACAATGGGGAAATAACTATGGAGGACCACCTCAACAACAAGGATATGGATCTTATG GTCCAGGAACCGGTAGCGGTGCGGCTAATTGGAATAGCTGGAACATGCCTCAGAACAGCCAATCAGCTGGACCATctg gAGATATGTATTCACGTCAACAATCTGGTCCGGCCGGACCAGCAACTGCAAGTGCACCTCCAATGGCGCAATCTACAACAGCTGCTAGCAAACCTGCTTCTGATTATTCAAGTTATGGAGCTGGCTATGGTACTGGTTATGGCGCTGATGCAACTGGTTATGGACAACCACCACGTTCATACGGCAGCGACGCGGGATCCCAAGCTGGAGGGTATGCCTCTCAGCCACCCAACGCAG TTGGACACGCGCTGGCGTGA